The proteins below are encoded in one region of bacterium:
- a CDS encoding bifunctional rhamnulose-1-phosphate aldolase/short-chain dehydrogenase, translating to MMNPMKTARLENRWNDQVCGGFSEEQLLLYRSNLLGSDLRITNNGGGNTSAKVLMQDPLTRQQVEVLWVKGSGGDLGSMKLDGFATLYLEKLRALQTLYRGLEFEDEMVGYLPHCTFNLNPRAASIDTPLHAFIPHPHVDHTHPDAIIAIAAAAQGEKLTREIFKGELGWIPWQRPGFDLGLKLEALCQAQPHLQGIVLGGHGLFTWGKTAKACYEQTLHVIQTASDYLETHRRGEVFGGQRHAALAESQRRDFAIALMPTLRGKVSASMRKVGHFNDAPEVLQFINSQRAAELAAIGTSCPDHFLRTKIRPLLLDCDAGRDSAESLMPRLEALLERYRAEYRAYYDRCRHADSPGMRDANPVVILVPGVGMLTFAADKATARIAGEFYVNAINVMRGATSVSEYVSIPEQEAFNIEYWLLEEAKLKRLPKPKSLAGRVALVTGAAGGIGKATAQRFLQEGACVVLTDIDAAALENARQELQSAFGKDNVRSAVTDVTNEASVVASFRQATLEYGGLDILVSNAGLASASALEDTSLALWDKNMSVLATGYFLVAREAYRLMKTQGVGGSIVFVGSKNALAASPKAAAYNTAKAAELHLARCLALEGAEFGIRANVVNPDAVLRGSKIWTGQWRKERAEAYQLSEEELEEFYRKRSMLKRSVFPEDIAEAIYFFASELSAKSTGNLLNVDAGNAAAFTR from the coding sequence TTGATGAATCCCATGAAGACGGCCCGCCTCGAGAATCGTTGGAATGACCAGGTCTGCGGCGGGTTCAGTGAAGAGCAATTGTTGCTTTACCGATCCAACCTGTTGGGTTCGGATTTGCGCATCACCAACAATGGCGGGGGCAACACCTCCGCCAAAGTGCTCATGCAAGATCCGCTCACGCGGCAGCAGGTCGAAGTGCTGTGGGTGAAAGGCTCGGGCGGCGATCTCGGCAGCATGAAGCTGGACGGCTTTGCCACGCTCTACCTGGAGAAGCTGCGCGCCCTCCAGACGCTGTATCGCGGCCTGGAATTCGAGGATGAGATGGTGGGTTATTTGCCGCATTGCACGTTCAATCTCAATCCGCGCGCCGCCAGCATCGACACGCCCTTGCATGCGTTCATTCCGCATCCCCACGTCGATCACACCCATCCCGATGCCATCATCGCGATTGCCGCAGCCGCCCAGGGCGAGAAGCTGACCCGGGAAATCTTCAAAGGCGAGCTGGGCTGGATTCCCTGGCAGCGGCCGGGCTTTGATCTGGGCTTGAAGCTGGAGGCGCTCTGCCAAGCCCAACCCCATCTCCAAGGCATTGTGCTCGGCGGTCATGGCTTGTTCACTTGGGGCAAAACCGCCAAAGCCTGCTATGAGCAAACGCTGCACGTGATTCAAACCGCCAGCGACTATCTCGAAACTCACCGGCGCGGCGAGGTGTTCGGCGGACAGAGGCACGCCGCCTTGGCGGAATCCCAGCGCCGCGATTTCGCGATTGCGCTCATGCCCACGCTGCGCGGCAAAGTCAGTGCGTCCATGCGCAAGGTTGGGCATTTCAACGACGCGCCGGAAGTCTTGCAGTTCATCAACTCGCAGCGCGCCGCGGAGTTGGCTGCGATCGGCACCTCCTGCCCTGATCATTTTCTGCGCACCAAAATCCGGCCGCTGCTGCTCGACTGCGATGCCGGCCGCGATTCGGCCGAGAGCCTCATGCCCCGGCTGGAGGCGCTGCTGGAACGATATCGCGCCGAATATCGCGCCTACTACGATCGCTGCCGCCACGCCGATTCACCGGGCATGCGCGACGCCAATCCGGTGGTGATTCTGGTGCCGGGCGTGGGCATGCTCACCTTTGCGGCGGACAAAGCCACGGCCCGCATCGCCGGCGAGTTCTATGTGAACGCCATCAACGTCATGCGCGGCGCCACCAGCGTGAGCGAATACGTCAGCATTCCCGAGCAGGAAGCGTTCAACATCGAATACTGGCTGCTCGAGGAGGCCAAGCTCAAGCGCCTGCCCAAACCCAAGAGCCTGGCGGGCCGCGTGGCATTGGTCACCGGCGCGGCCGGCGGCATCGGCAAAGCCACGGCGCAGCGTTTCCTGCAGGAAGGCGCCTGCGTCGTGCTCACCGACATCGACGCCGCCGCGCTCGAGAACGCGCGGCAGGAATTGCAGAGCGCCTTCGGCAAAGACAATGTGCGCAGTGCCGTCACCGACGTCACCAATGAGGCCTCGGTTGTTGCCTCCTTCCGCCAGGCAACGCTGGAGTACGGCGGTTTGGATATTCTGGTCTCGAATGCCGGCCTCGCCTCTGCCTCCGCCCTCGAAGACACCAGCCTGGCGTTGTGGGACAAAAACATGAGCGTGCTGGCAACCGGCTATTTTCTGGTGGCGCGCGAAGCCTACCGCCTGATGAAGACGCAGGGTGTTGGCGGCTCCATCGTTTTTGTCGGCAGCAAAAATGCGCTGGCCGCCTCGCCGAAGGCGGCGGCTTACAACACCGCGAAGGCCGCCGAACTGCATCTCGCACGCTGCCTTGCATTGGAAGGCGCCGAGTTCGGCATTCGCGCTAATGTGGTGAATCCCGATGCGGTGTTGCGCGGCTCGAAGATTTGGACCGGCCAGTGGCGCAAGGAACGCGCCGAGGCCTATCAGCTCAGTGAAGAAGAATTGGAGGAATTCTACCGCAAGCGCAGCATGCTCAAACGCAGCGTCTTTCCCGAGGACATTGCCGAGGCCATCTACTTCTTTGCTTCGGAGCTGTCGGCGAAATCGACCGGCAATCTGCTCAACGTCGATGCCGGCAACGCCGCCGCATTCACGCGTTGA
- a CDS encoding 3-ketoacyl-ACP reductase, producing MNRVALITGASRGIGRAIALALAGRGWSIVVNYRSGAQAAAAVVAVIAQTGGQAHGVQANISESAGRAALVAETLQQYQRLDLLVNNAGMAPRQRVDLLTTSEASYDEVMAVNLKGPFFLTQLVAGKMIELKAAGRISDPRIINIGSLSAYTSSTNRPEYCLSKAGVAMMTKLFAHRLAEHGIGVYEIRPGIIATDMTSAVKDKYDRLIEDGLIPLKRWGLPEDVAQAVVAIAEGFLPYSTGEVINVDGGFHFHRL from the coding sequence ATGAATCGTGTGGCCCTGATTACCGGCGCGAGCCGCGGTATTGGCCGCGCCATTGCGCTGGCGCTCGCCGGCCGCGGCTGGAGCATCGTGGTCAACTACCGCAGCGGCGCGCAAGCCGCCGCCGCCGTGGTGGCTGTGATTGCGCAGACCGGTGGCCAGGCGCACGGCGTACAGGCGAACATCAGCGAATCCGCCGGCCGCGCCGCTTTGGTTGCGGAAACTTTGCAGCAATACCAGCGCCTCGATTTGCTGGTGAACAATGCCGGCATGGCGCCGCGCCAGCGCGTTGACCTGCTCACCACCAGCGAAGCCAGCTACGATGAAGTGATGGCGGTCAATCTCAAGGGGCCGTTCTTTCTCACCCAGCTCGTGGCCGGCAAAATGATCGAGTTGAAGGCGGCCGGCAGGATCTCCGACCCGCGCATTATCAACATCGGCTCGCTGAGCGCCTACACCAGCAGCACCAACCGGCCGGAGTACTGCCTTTCCAAGGCCGGCGTTGCGATGATGACCAAACTGTTCGCGCACCGACTGGCAGAGCACGGCATCGGGGTTTATGAAATCCGGCCGGGCATCATTGCCACGGACATGACCAGCGCGGTGAAAGACAAATACGATCGCCTGATCGAGGACGGCTTGATTCCGCTGAAACGCTGGGGCCTGCCCGAGGATGTGGCGCAGGCGGTGGTCGCGATTGCCGAAGGCTTTCTACCTTATTCCACCGGTGAAGTCATCAACGTCGATGGCGGATTTCATTTTCACCGGTTGTGA
- a CDS encoding ArgE/DapE family deacylase — MHRAVAIARDLIAIPSVNPMGKNLTGEIYSEKHVAAYVAQFLTALGVAVQVEAPDPEHPNVIARLDAGRPETLLLEAHMDTVSHENMSIAPFDPKIENGLLFGRGSCDTKSGLAVYLYAIAQMLQAGHAWQRNLILAAVHDEEFSFGGAKRLARSGLSATFAIASEPTSLQVIHAHKGVCRFLLRTHGKSAHAALPWLGESAIYKMAEVIKRLEHYSQQLGERVHPELGPATLNIGRIFGGETVNTVPSVCTIEIDHRLLPGDDYDTIGAGLEQALQGIAGYRIEPPYMQAPGVYVEKNSRACRSLLLACQAAGWTPELQTAHYATDASILCGAGIPTIVFGPGDIAQAHTAAEHIRLSEIELAAEIILALLRD; from the coding sequence ATGCACCGTGCCGTTGCCATTGCCCGCGATTTGATTGCCATTCCCTCGGTCAATCCCATGGGCAAGAATCTCACCGGTGAGATCTACTCGGAGAAACATGTGGCCGCTTACGTGGCGCAGTTTCTCACGGCTCTGGGCGTGGCCGTGCAGGTGGAGGCGCCTGATCCCGAGCATCCCAATGTCATTGCCCGCCTCGACGCCGGCCGGCCCGAGACGTTGCTGCTGGAAGCACACATGGACACGGTTTCCCACGAGAACATGAGCATCGCACCGTTCGATCCGAAGATCGAGAATGGCTTGTTGTTCGGCCGCGGATCGTGCGACACCAAATCGGGCTTGGCGGTGTATCTGTATGCGATCGCGCAGATGCTGCAAGCCGGTCACGCCTGGCAGCGCAATCTGATATTGGCCGCGGTGCATGATGAGGAATTTTCTTTCGGCGGGGCAAAACGGCTGGCACGGTCGGGACTCTCCGCGACGTTTGCGATCGCGAGCGAGCCGACTTCGCTACAGGTGATTCACGCGCACAAAGGTGTGTGCCGCTTCCTGCTGAGGACGCACGGCAAAAGCGCGCATGCCGCCCTGCCCTGGCTGGGAGAAAGCGCGATCTACAAAATGGCAGAAGTGATCAAACGGCTGGAGCATTACAGCCAACAGTTGGGAGAGCGAGTCCACCCGGAGCTGGGTCCGGCAACGCTGAATATCGGCAGGATTTTTGGCGGGGAAACCGTCAACACCGTGCCCTCTGTCTGCACGATAGAAATCGATCACCGCCTGCTGCCCGGCGATGATTATGACACGATTGGCGCCGGCCTTGAACAGGCGCTGCAGGGAATTGCGGGATATCGCATCGAGCCGCCGTATATGCAGGCGCCGGGTGTGTACGTCGAGAAGAATAGTCGGGCATGCCGCAGCCTGCTGCTTGCCTGCCAGGCGGCCGGCTGGACGCCGGAGTTGCAGACCGCGCACTATGCCACCGACGCCTCGATCTTGTGCGGCGCCGGCATCCCGACCATCGTGTTTGGCCCGGGCGACATTGCGCAGGCGCACACCGCTGCCGAGCACATTCGCCTCAGCGAGATCGAACTGGCGGCGGAGATCATTTTGGCATTGCTGCGGGATTGA
- a CDS encoding molybdopterin-dependent oxidoreductase — MAINITRRDLLKLAGGSVLGFLFTPVPWKTLDDLAIWTQTGPWVPKLPQGEPATRFSACPLCPAACGVRARCLGGQPVSLTGVAGHPLSHGGLCPLGLAAHHLAYHPQRVVQPLRLTRAHGQLQTTPLTLEQALAEIAPVLAEAKSSGEYVAVLDQQPGRMLSQRYQQFLGLFPRAAYLGNDGGEGATLTTLQSLCEQPYGPLGLDLENTATLLSFGAPLLEGWGTPGHINHLRRLQAENGNDRRLQLIQIEARQSRTALQSDTWLPIKPGSETALALGLAQVLISESWCDRRRLQQRADDFQCDGGRSFCDLVADFTPARVAAITGLHAEIIVATARQAAQHAPAIALGGSDPGAGPLGTMAELAIASLNVLLDSVGVTGGIVPRRALPVGEELQSAAALPITNIADLPERSVRVLFLDAAQSGYALPWQLLERKLIPETGCVISLSPYLTGLAQHANYVIPAPAPFEALQEGVTPGGAAVASFTISPPLLAAPATVVEPAELLNHLAAALALNWTSFTAADLLRQRVAALQQASRGRVFTFPEEQWQEVAAVGSAEQLWEIFASGACWQDETTPAARLPRLRLLGKSSENFERLRTAGASPPALQNQTAGSLLLLPFGWRGAVGNGQVSPVLSKIYQESGLHELANHAYLNPATGRSHGLESDGPALLQTPAGNLRVQLHLDRAVPPGVVQVAVAPLPNGSTNELNENVLALCALQADGTWRLTPAQVAKV; from the coding sequence ATGGCGATAAATATCACGCGGCGGGATCTTCTCAAGTTGGCCGGCGGCTCTGTTCTGGGATTCCTGTTTACTCCGGTTCCCTGGAAAACGCTCGATGATCTCGCCATCTGGACGCAAACCGGGCCGTGGGTGCCCAAACTGCCGCAGGGCGAACCTGCCACGCGTTTCAGCGCTTGCCCGCTCTGCCCCGCCGCCTGCGGCGTGCGCGCACGTTGCCTCGGCGGACAGCCGGTCAGTCTCACCGGGGTGGCCGGCCACCCGCTGAGCCACGGCGGCCTCTGCCCGCTGGGATTGGCCGCGCATCATCTCGCCTATCACCCGCAACGCGTGGTGCAGCCGCTGCGTTTGACGCGCGCGCACGGCCAGTTGCAGACTACACCGCTCACGCTCGAACAGGCACTGGCCGAGATCGCGCCGGTGCTGGCTGAGGCAAAATCCTCCGGTGAATACGTGGCGGTGCTCGATCAGCAGCCGGGCCGCATGCTTTCGCAGCGCTATCAACAATTTCTCGGCTTGTTTCCGCGCGCTGCGTACCTCGGCAATGACGGCGGTGAAGGTGCAACCTTGACTACCCTGCAATCGCTGTGCGAGCAGCCTTATGGCCCGCTCGGACTCGATCTGGAAAACACCGCTACGTTGCTCAGTTTCGGCGCGCCGCTGCTCGAGGGCTGGGGCACACCCGGACACATCAACCATCTGCGCCGTCTGCAGGCGGAAAACGGCAATGACCGGCGGTTGCAGCTCATTCAGATCGAAGCGCGGCAATCGCGCACTGCCCTGCAGAGCGACACCTGGCTACCGATCAAACCCGGCAGCGAGACCGCACTGGCGCTGGGCTTGGCGCAGGTGTTGATCAGCGAATCCTGGTGTGACCGCAGACGCTTGCAGCAACGCGCGGATGATTTTCAATGCGACGGCGGCCGCTCGTTTTGCGATCTGGTGGCGGATTTCACGCCCGCCCGCGTGGCAGCGATTACCGGCTTGCACGCCGAAATAATAGTGGCAACCGCGCGGCAGGCCGCGCAACATGCGCCCGCAATTGCCCTCGGCGGCAGTGATCCCGGCGCTGGGCCGCTGGGCACGATGGCGGAACTCGCGATTGCCAGCCTAAACGTGCTGCTGGACTCCGTGGGAGTCACGGGCGGAATCGTTCCGCGCCGTGCCCTGCCTGTGGGCGAAGAATTGCAATCCGCGGCTGCTTTGCCGATCACCAACATCGCGGACCTGCCGGAGCGATCGGTGCGCGTGCTTTTCCTGGACGCGGCGCAATCCGGCTATGCCCTGCCCTGGCAGTTGCTGGAAAGAAAACTGATACCCGAGACCGGCTGTGTGATCAGCCTCTCGCCTTATCTGACCGGTTTGGCGCAACATGCAAACTATGTGATCCCCGCGCCGGCGCCTTTTGAAGCGTTGCAGGAAGGAGTGACCCCGGGTGGCGCGGCGGTGGCCTCCTTCACCATTTCCCCTCCGCTGCTGGCGGCCCCGGCCACCGTGGTGGAACCGGCAGAGCTGCTCAATCACCTGGCTGCTGCGCTCGCGCTGAACTGGACGAGCTTCACGGCCGCGGATCTGCTGCGGCAGCGCGTTGCGGCTTTGCAGCAAGCCAGCCGCGGCCGCGTCTTCACCTTCCCGGAGGAACAATGGCAGGAAGTGGCCGCAGTGGGATCAGCCGAGCAGTTGTGGGAGATATTTGCCTCCGGCGCCTGCTGGCAGGATGAAACTACTCCTGCCGCGCGGCTGCCACGCCTGCGTTTGCTGGGAAAATCAAGCGAGAACTTCGAGCGGTTGCGCACTGCCGGGGCAAGCCCTCCGGCGTTGCAGAACCAAACCGCCGGCTCGCTGCTGTTGCTGCCGTTCGGCTGGCGCGGCGCGGTGGGAAATGGCCAAGTCTCGCCGGTGTTGAGCAAGATCTATCAAGAATCGGGGCTGCATGAGCTGGCCAATCATGCCTATCTCAATCCCGCGACCGGCCGCAGCCACGGCCTGGAGAGCGACGGCCCGGCGCTGTTGCAGACGCCAGCCGGCAACCTGCGCGTGCAGCTTCATCTGGACCGCGCGGTACCGCCCGGTGTGGTGCAGGTTGCGGTGGCCCCGTTGCCCAACGGCAGCACCAACGAATTGAATGAAAACGTGCTGGCCCTCTGCGCGCTGCAGGCAGATGGAACGTGGCGGTTGACGCCAGCGCAGGTGGCAAAGGTGTGA
- a CDS encoding glycoside hydrolase family 88 protein: protein MPPVNLQQKCETVFAFAEKQLRHLITAHPDFFPMYTQNGKWQHGGEAWTNWCEGFLGGQLWLIYARNRDEWWRSQAEHYSRLIEHRQHDRNVHDLGFLFFSTWKRWYDLTGDAQINETVIQAGRTLALRFQEKGQYLRSFVAPESLFIDIMMNVGIIFYAAQQTGDAKLWQLARQHCLTTRKYLVRGDGSTSHEGIFDLATGEFLRQTTHQGWRHDSSWARGLAWALYGFGTVYAFTKDARFLQTAEACANFYIERTPAHGVPPNDWDEPAPKTPYESSAAAIAASGLWQLARLTGDPARAQWYRNYSLRILDTLTTPEFLALDTPGWEGILKHGIYHWRKGLGVDESVMWGEYFFLEAVANVVGADSQQTIP, encoded by the coding sequence GTGCCGCCTGTAAACCTCCAGCAAAAGTGTGAAACCGTTTTTGCCTTCGCCGAAAAACAACTGCGCCATTTGATCACCGCGCATCCGGACTTCTTTCCCATGTACACCCAGAACGGCAAATGGCAGCATGGCGGCGAAGCCTGGACCAACTGGTGCGAAGGATTTCTCGGCGGCCAGTTGTGGCTGATCTACGCGCGCAACCGCGACGAGTGGTGGCGCTCCCAGGCCGAGCATTACTCCCGCCTGATCGAACACCGCCAACACGATCGCAACGTGCACGATCTCGGCTTTCTGTTCTTTTCCACCTGGAAACGCTGGTATGATTTGACCGGCGACGCGCAAATCAATGAAACCGTGATCCAGGCCGGACGCACGCTCGCGCTGCGCTTTCAGGAAAAGGGGCAATACCTGCGCTCGTTTGTGGCGCCGGAAAGCTTGTTCATCGACATCATGATGAATGTCGGCATCATCTTCTATGCCGCCCAGCAAACCGGCGATGCCAAACTCTGGCAGCTCGCGCGGCAGCACTGTTTGACCACACGCAAATACCTGGTGCGCGGCGACGGCAGCACCTCGCATGAAGGCATTTTCGATCTTGCGACCGGCGAGTTTCTGCGCCAAACCACGCACCAGGGCTGGCGCCACGATTCTTCCTGGGCGCGCGGATTGGCGTGGGCATTGTACGGTTTCGGCACGGTGTATGCGTTTACCAAAGACGCGCGCTTTCTGCAAACCGCGGAAGCATGCGCGAATTTCTACATTGAACGCACGCCCGCGCACGGCGTGCCGCCCAACGATTGGGACGAGCCTGCTCCCAAAACTCCCTACGAAAGTTCAGCGGCCGCGATCGCTGCCAGCGGCCTGTGGCAGCTTGCCCGCCTCACCGGCGATCCGGCGCGCGCGCAATGGTATCGCAACTACAGCCTGCGCATTTTGGACACGCTCACGACGCCGGAATTCCTCGCCCTCGACACGCCCGGCTGGGAAGGCATTCTCAAACACGGCATCTATCACTGGCGCAAAGGCCTGGGGGTCGATGAAAGCGTGATGTGGGGAGAGTATTTCTTTCTTGAAGCGGTGGCGAACGTGGTGGGCGCGGATTCTCAGCAAACCATTCCGTGA
- a CDS encoding MFS transporter, whose amino-acid sequence MRLRDISPFHFDLTADQAGSAGNLRSMKLSFWEGALTGIMGVLTGGVILTGFALSLGANEFIIGLLASLQVGANLLQIRAFRRLEKHGHRKAMAVRFAAWARLLWVPIALVAAINVPAFAPYRLWLFLLLFATFAGLGVYSLVPWVSWLVDLVPEKVRGRFYAQRNFAGGALGVILGVLAGKFIDWWQAQQFAPLPLGFALLTLCGMAFGLWAVRIINRMEDPPFAPSPARHTFWESLRIPFRDPNFRRLFQFRIVYDLSMGIAGTFYGVYMLTQAGLSYFFVSAMAMLATLTNLLALKPWGWMIDRFGNKPVLQICLIGKVLFALLWIFTTPETIWLYICLHLLGVFDAGNALAIPNLVYKLAPANRRANYIAVDGTVVGIAATVAPLLGGGLALLFSSWELQLGGFRWAHFHFLFFTAGLLRLGTLLMLQRVHEPVSKSVKHVIRVIWPVRSINIFEGFQQALHSLVAPSRSIIDKLVERHNGKGRRRQRDAIKAKKEYLDYQENRSENL is encoded by the coding sequence ATGCGTCTACGTGACATTTCTCCGTTTCATTTTGATTTGACCGCTGACCAGGCCGGTTCGGCGGGCAACCTGCGCAGCATGAAGCTCTCGTTTTGGGAAGGGGCGCTCACCGGGATTATGGGCGTATTGACCGGGGGCGTGATACTCACCGGCTTCGCGCTCAGTCTGGGCGCGAATGAGTTCATCATCGGCTTGCTGGCCTCCCTGCAGGTGGGCGCCAATCTGCTGCAAATCCGCGCCTTTCGCCGCCTGGAAAAGCACGGGCATCGCAAAGCCATGGCCGTGCGCTTTGCGGCCTGGGCGCGCCTGCTGTGGGTGCCAATCGCGCTCGTTGCCGCGATCAACGTGCCGGCATTCGCACCCTACCGTCTCTGGCTTTTTCTGCTGCTGTTTGCCACTTTCGCCGGCCTCGGCGTGTACAGCCTGGTGCCCTGGGTTTCCTGGCTGGTGGACTTGGTGCCGGAAAAAGTGCGCGGCCGCTTCTACGCGCAGCGCAACTTTGCCGGCGGCGCCCTCGGCGTTATTCTCGGCGTGCTGGCGGGGAAATTCATCGACTGGTGGCAGGCGCAGCAATTCGCGCCTCTGCCGCTTGGCTTCGCCCTGCTCACCTTGTGCGGTATGGCCTTCGGTTTGTGGGCGGTGCGCATCATCAACCGGATGGAGGATCCACCGTTCGCGCCCTCGCCTGCGCGCCATACATTTTGGGAATCACTCCGGATTCCTTTTCGCGACCCGAACTTTCGTCGCCTCTTCCAATTTCGCATCGTCTATGATCTGTCGATGGGCATCGCCGGCACGTTTTACGGCGTGTACATGCTCACGCAGGCGGGCTTGAGCTATTTCTTCGTCTCCGCCATGGCCATGCTCGCCACCCTCACCAATTTGCTGGCGCTCAAGCCCTGGGGCTGGATGATCGACCGCTTCGGCAACAAACCGGTGTTGCAGATTTGCCTGATCGGCAAGGTTTTATTTGCGCTGCTGTGGATCTTCACCACTCCCGAAACCATCTGGCTCTACATCTGTTTGCATTTGCTCGGCGTCTTCGATGCCGGCAATGCCCTGGCGATTCCCAATCTGGTTTACAAGCTGGCGCCCGCCAATCGCCGCGCCAACTATATCGCGGTGGACGGCACGGTGGTCGGCATCGCGGCCACGGTGGCGCCGTTGCTGGGCGGCGGTTTGGCCTTGCTCTTCTCGAGTTGGGAATTGCAGCTCGGCGGCTTTCGCTGGGCGCACTTTCATTTTCTCTTTTTCACCGCCGGCCTGCTGCGCCTCGGCACGCTGCTCATGCTGCAGCGCGTGCACGAGCCGGTGTCGAAATCGGTCAAGCATGTCATTCGCGTCATCTGGCCGGTGCGCAGCATCAACATCTTCGAGGGCTTTCAACAGGCTTTGCATTCGCTGGTGGCGCCCTCGCGTTCCATCATCGACAAGCTGGTCGAGCGCCACAACGGCAAAGGCCGCCGCCGGCAGCGTGACGCCATAAAGGCCAAAAAAGAATACCTCGACTACCAAGAAAACCGGAGCGAGAATTTGTAA
- a CDS encoding cytochrome c family protein: MMSKGTLWFWAGVAGALALGWFGFPRVLYRNVEQPLQFSHQVHTGESVGMSCNDCHSFAPDGRFTGIPTVAKCAECHSAPLGETAAELKLVEEYVTPNREIPWLVYSRQPDNAYFSHIQHVQLGGMACEQCHGPHGASETLRPLQVNRISGYSRDLWGQSLSRWRNQPWEGKKMDDCVRCHNQNGRASGCLDCHK; encoded by the coding sequence ATGATGAGCAAAGGCACGTTGTGGTTTTGGGCGGGCGTGGCCGGCGCCCTCGCGCTGGGCTGGTTTGGCTTTCCCCGCGTTTTGTATCGCAACGTCGAGCAACCCCTGCAATTCAGCCATCAGGTGCATACCGGTGAAAGCGTGGGCATGTCCTGCAACGATTGCCACAGCTTCGCACCGGACGGCCGCTTCACCGGCATTCCCACCGTCGCCAAGTGCGCCGAGTGCCACAGCGCGCCGTTGGGCGAAACCGCGGCGGAACTGAAACTGGTCGAAGAGTACGTGACGCCCAATCGTGAAATTCCCTGGCTGGTCTATTCCCGCCAGCCGGATAATGCCTACTTTTCGCACATTCAGCACGTCCAGCTCGGCGGGATGGCCTGTGAGCAATGCCATGGCCCGCACGGCGCCAGCGAAACGCTGCGGCCGCTGCAGGTCAATCGCATCAGCGGCTACAGCCGTGATCTGTGGGGCCAGTCGCTCTCACGCTGGCGCAACCAACCGTGGGAAGGCAAGAAAATGGACGACTGTGTGCGCTGCCACAACCAAAACGGCAGGGCTTCGGGTTGCCTCGATTGTCACAAGTGA
- a CDS encoding L-rhamnose isomerase, which translates to MKSSAASKAYDLARERYAEFGVDTEAALAQLQQLSISVQCWQGDDVAGFERADAELEGGGIQVTGNYPGKARTVAELRADAEQAFALIPGRHRFNLHAMYGEFGGRTVDRDAITPEHFQGWIDWAASRQLKLDFNATCFSHPLAASGFTLSHADKAVRDFWIEHVQRCRAISAVMGRRLGSPCLHNLWIPDGMKDLPADRWSPRARLRESLDEIFQTAYAPDEMKDAVESKLFGLGSEAYVVGSYEFYLGYALRKDKIVCLDLGHFHPTEAVADKLSALLQFFPELLLHVSRGVRWDSDHVVILNEEVRAVAEEIVRCQALTRVHFALDYFDASIHRVAAWVIGTRATLKALLLALLEPREQLRQFESAGDYSGRLALLEETKTLPFGAVWDHYCLKMNVPAGMAWFKELKQYEQEVTSQRG; encoded by the coding sequence ATGAAGTCTTCTGCCGCAAGCAAAGCTTATGATCTGGCGCGCGAGCGCTATGCCGAATTCGGCGTGGACACGGAAGCCGCGCTGGCGCAATTGCAGCAGCTTTCCATTTCGGTGCAGTGCTGGCAGGGTGATGACGTGGCCGGCTTCGAGCGCGCGGACGCCGAGCTTGAAGGCGGCGGCATTCAGGTCACCGGCAACTATCCCGGCAAGGCGCGCACCGTTGCCGAGCTGCGCGCGGATGCGGAGCAAGCCTTCGCACTGATTCCGGGCCGGCACCGTTTCAATTTGCATGCAATGTACGGCGAGTTCGGCGGCCGCACCGTCGATCGTGACGCCATCACCCCTGAGCATTTTCAGGGTTGGATCGACTGGGCGGCCAGCCGGCAGCTCAAACTCGATTTCAATGCCACTTGTTTTTCGCATCCGCTTGCCGCCTCCGGCTTCACCTTGAGCCACGCCGACAAAGCGGTGCGTGATTTTTGGATCGAACACGTGCAACGCTGCCGTGCGATCAGCGCGGTGATGGGCCGCCGCCTCGGCAGCCCGTGCCTGCACAATCTTTGGATCCCCGACGGCATGAAAGATCTGCCCGCCGATCGCTGGAGCCCGCGCGCCCGCTTGCGCGAGTCGCTGGATGAGATCTTCCAGACGGCTTATGCGCCGGACGAGATGAAGGACGCGGTTGAAAGCAAGCTGTTCGGCCTGGGCAGCGAAGCGTATGTCGTCGGCTCGTACGAGTTCTATCTGGGCTATGCCCTGCGCAAGGACAAGATCGTGTGTCTTGATCTCGGCCATTTTCATCCCACCGAAGCAGTGGCCGACAAGCTGTCCGCGCTGCTGCAGTTTTTTCCCGAGCTGCTGCTGCACGTCAGCCGCGGCGTGCGCTGGGACAGTGATCACGTCGTGATCCTCAACGAGGAGGTGCGGGCCGTGGCCGAGGAAATCGTGCGCTGCCAGGCGCTCACGCGGGTCCACTTCGCGCTGGATTATTTTGACGCCAGCATTCATCGCGTCGCGGCATGGGTGATCGGCACGCGCGCCACGCTCAAGGCGCTGCTGCTGGCGCTGCTCGAGCCGCGCGAGCAATTGCGCCAGTTCGAATCGGCGGGCGATTACAGCGGCCGGCTGGCCTTGTTGGAGGAAACGAAGACTTTACCGTTCGGCGCGGTGTGGGATCACTACTGCCTGAAAATGAATGTGCCGGCGGGCATGGCTTGGTTCAAGGAGCTGAAGCAGTATGAACAAGAGGTGACGAGCCAGCGGGGATGA